Proteins encoded within one genomic window of Brenneria nigrifluens DSM 30175 = ATCC 13028:
- a CDS encoding IS66 family insertion sequence element accessory protein TnpB: MLFKWRQRWREGALCPPGQTLLPQPAALLPIEVIPEPASSEETHALPPATPSLASAASCRVEFRHGNMTLENLSPELLSVLTRELTGRAR, from the coding sequence CTGTTGTTCAAATGGCGTCAACGCTGGCGTGAAGGGGCATTGTGCCCGCCGGGGCAAACACTTCTCCCCCAGCCAGCGGCGCTGCTGCCCATTGAAGTCATACCGGAACCGGCATCATCGGAAGAGACTCACGCCTTGCCCCCGGCGACACCCTCGCTCGCCAGCGCCGCATCCTGCCGCGTCGAGTTCCGCCACGGCAATATGACGCTGGAGAACCTATCGCCGGAGTTGCTGTCCGTCCTTACCCGTGAGCTGACCGGGAGGGCGCGATGA
- the tnpB gene encoding IS66 family insertion sequence element accessory protein TnpB (TnpB, as the term is used for proteins encoded by IS66 family insertion elements, is considered an accessory protein, since TnpC, encoded by a neighboring gene, is a DDE family transposase.), whose protein sequence is MISLPSGTRIWLIAGATDMRKSFNGLGEQIQSTLDDDPHADHLFIFRGRRGDIVKVLWADADGLCLFTKRLEEGQFVWPTVRDGKISITRAQLAMLLDKLDAGPLADG, encoded by the coding sequence ATGATATCTCTCCCGTCAGGCACCCGCATCTGGCTGATCGCCGGCGCCACCGACATGCGCAAGTCCTTCAACGGATTGGGCGAGCAGATACAGAGCACACTGGACGACGACCCGCACGCCGACCACCTGTTCATCTTCCGGGGGCGCCGGGGCGATATAGTGAAGGTCCTCTGGGCCGATGCGGACGGGCTGTGCCTGTTCACCAAACGGCTGGAGGAAGGCCAGTTCGTCTGGCCCACCGTCCGCGACGGCAAAATCTCCATCACCCGCGCCCAGTTGGCGATGCTGCTCGATAAACTGGATGCTGGCCCGCTCGCTGATGGGTAA